A stretch of the Cucurbita pepo subsp. pepo cultivar mu-cu-16 chromosome LG16, ASM280686v2, whole genome shotgun sequence genome encodes the following:
- the LOC111777827 gene encoding probable pectinesterase/pectinesterase inhibitor 20: MASSNLIFFALLFLFLFTSSSAVSTVEVCQSATSPSFCKSFLPSSPASVHSHCRYTLHHALVQARTFVTLVDLQLTLFPSLSALHDCRSLAVTNLDFISSTVDTVNTTTNALPFYQADEMISLLSAVITNVDTCHDGLAGSGSSSGLGLVDKVVKAISFDRQLYSLYLSLFKMGWVPKNMKAPKLPKTNHFGFGNGPLKLKMSPKDRAYYERLVRGKKPAARRLLQTNYADDGILVNGVVAVDQNGAYDFTTINDAIAAAPDKSTAANGYFLIFVTAGIYTESVVVPKSKRYVLMIGEGNNRTIITGNKNVVDGSTTFNSATVIVEGTGFFGANLTITNTAGAIKHQAVALRVSADMTTFYSCIFEGYQDTLYTHSLRQFYRECDIYGTVDFIFGNAAVVLQNCNIYARLPLSGQFNALTAQGRTDQNQNTGIFIHKCTIKPTPDLAASPATKSYLGRPWKEFSRTVYMQSFIDAFIDPAGWKEWDGTLNLNTSYYAEFDNSGPGSDTSRRAQWAVGVINATVANIFTVSEILAGDQWLPPTAVPYSGGLIS; encoded by the exons ATGGCCTCTTCAAATCTCATATTCTTCGctctcctcttcctcttcctcttcaccTCGTCCTCCGCTGTTTCGACGGTCGAGGTTTGCCAATCCGCAACCTCCCCGTCCTTCTGCAAATCCTTCCTCCCTTCCTCCCCGGCCTCCGTCCACTCCCATTGTCGCTACACTCTCCATCACGCCCTGGTCCAAGCACGCACCTTTGTAACACTCGTTGATCTCCAACTTACCCTATTTCCTTCCCTCTCGGCCCTCCATGATTGCCGCTCCCTCGCCGTGACCAACCTTGACTTCATATCGAGCACCGTCGACACCGTCAACACCACCACCAATGCCCTTCCGTTTTATCAAGCTGATGAGATGATATCGTTGCTTAGCGCCGTGATCACCAATGTAGATACTTGTCATGATGGCTTAGCGGGCTCAGGCTCGAGTTCGGGCTTGGGCTTGGTTGATAAGGTGGTGAAAGCTATCTCCTTTGATAGACAGCTTTATAGTTTGTACCTTTCTTTGTTCAAAATGGGTTGGGTTCCTAAGAACATGAAGGCTCCTAAGTTGCCAAAAACTAACCATTTTGGGTTCGGGAATGGTCCGTTGAAGCTCAAAATGTCGCCCAAAGACCGCGCCTATTATGAGCGGTTGGTGCGTGGGAAGAAGCCGGCGGCTCGAAGGCTTCTTCAGACCAATTATGCTGATGATGGCATTTTGGTCAATG GTGTTGTTGCTGTGGACCAAAATGGAGCATATGACTTCACCACCATCAATGACGCCATCGCGGCAGCTCCCGATAAATCCACCGCCGCGAACGGGTACTTTTTGATCTTCGTCACTGCCGGGATTTACACAGAGAGCGTAGTGGTTCCGAAAAGTAAAAGGTACGTGTTGATGATCGGAGAAGGTAACAACAGAACTATCATCACTGGGAACAAGAACGTCGTTGATGGCTCTACCACTTTCAATAGCGCGACCGTCA TCGTGGAGGGAACAGGGTTCTTCGGGGCAAACCTAACCATCACCAACACCGCCGGCGCCATCAAACACCAAGCCGTGGCGTTGCGAGTGAGCGCCGACATGACGACGTTCTACAGCTGCATATTCGAAGGATACCAAGACACTCTATACACTCACTCCCTCCGCCAATTCTACCGAGAATGCGACATCTACGGCACGGTCGACTTCATCTTCGGCAACGCTGCTGTCGTCTTACAAAACTGCAACATCTACGCTCGCCTCCCTCTGAGCGGGCAATTCAACGCCCTCACAGCGCAGGGCCGGACCGACCAGAATCAGAACACCGGAATCTTCATTCACAAATGCACCATCAAACCGACACCCGACCTCGCCGCTAGCCCCGCCACCAAGAGCTATTTAGGGCGGCCGTGGAAGGAATTTTCTCGAACAGTTTACATGCAGTCGTTTATCGATGCCTTCATCGACCCTGCAGGGTGGAAGGAGTGGGACGGGACTTTGAATTTGAACACTTCGTACTACGCCGAGTTTGATAACTCTGGGCCGGGTTCCGACACTTCGCGGCGGGCGCAGTGGGCGGTCGGGGTAATCAACGCCACCGTTGCTAATATCTTCACGGTGTCTGAAATCTTGGCCGGAGATCAATGGCTGCCGCCCACCGCCGTGCCCTACAGCGGCGGTTTAATATCataa
- the LOC111777828 gene encoding UPF0496 protein At2g18630-like, translating into MLGGQSSKNKSGGGDISPTPFPINVDSAAAFSSYESEYENNPDLQSFDVRVQERTSRALNSLANRVEVGSLSFDALMEITDFLLETNEDAVKIILESKEDVWSNKELFRLVDTFFHNSLKTLDFCAALEKSLRRSRDSQFIVKLAVRKFESYENGGDGERYVRTFEQLKKFQEAGDPFGKEFGKLLKSLYDQHLSTFDELQSQKTKLDKKFSSMKTWKRVSNVIFITAFASVLIFSVVAAAMSAPPVVIALAAALAVPMGPVGKWCNTLWNRYLNSIKADKQFMSSMEGHTYIILKDLQNIGVLVRRLSDKLDSLLQNADVGIRELGAMQLVIDEIKKNLDGFDETIEKLSVHATKCSSDVTKARTVILQKMARHPTAD; encoded by the coding sequence ATGTTGGGAGGACAATCTAGCAAGAACAAATCAGGTGGTGGAGATATTTCTCCTACTCCCTTCCCCATCAATGTTGATTCTGCAGCTGCTTTTAGTTCTTATGAATCTGAGTATGAAAACAATCCAGATTTGCAATCCTTTGATGTTCGAGTGCAGGAACGAACGAGCCGAGCTCTCAATTCGCTTGCGAACAGAGTCGAGGTCGGTTCGTTATCGTTCGATGCACTCATGGAGATCACTGACTTTCTTCTGGAAACGAATGAAGATGCTGTCAAGATTATCCTTGAAAGTAAAGAGGATGTGTGGAGCAACAAAGAGTTGTTTAGGCTTGTGGATACATTCTTTCATAACAGTCTCAAAACGTTAGATTTCTGTGCGGCATTGGAGAAAAGTCTACGACGGAGTCGGGACAGCCAGTTCATTGTTAAGCTCGCTGTCCGAAAGTTTGAGAGTTATGAGAATGGAGGTGATGGTGAGAGATATGTTAGGACATTTGAGCAGTTGAAGAAGTTCCAAGAGGCAGGGGATCCATTTGGTAAGGAGTTTGGGAAGTTGCTGAAGTCGTTGTATGATCAGCACTTATCGACGTTCGATGAGCTGCAATCTCAAAAGACGAAGCTCGACAAGAAATTTAGCTCCATGAAGACATGGAAGAGAGTGTCGAATGTCATTTTCATTACTGCGTTTGCATCCGTTCTGATCTTCTCCGTTGTAGCAGCTGCAATGTCTGCACCTCCTGTGGTGATTGCATTGGCTGCTGCATTGGCTGTTCCGATGGGGCCAGTCGGGAAATGGTGTAACACGTTATGGAATCGTTACTTGAACAGCATCAAAGCTGATAAGCAATTTATGAGCTCTATGGAAGGTCACACTTACATAATTCTGAAGGACCTTCAGAACATTGGTGTGCTCGTGCGGAGATTATCGGATAAGTTAGATTCGTTGTTGCAGAATGCCGATGTTGGCATTCGGGAACTCGGTGCTATGCAGCTCGTAATAGACGAGATCAAGAAAAACCTTGATGGTTTTGATGAGACCATTGAGAAGCTGAGTGTTCATGCTACCAAATGCAGCTCAGATGTAACCAAGGCAAGGACAGTAATCCTTCAGAAAATGGCAAGACATCCAACAGCTGATTAG
- the LOC111777706 gene encoding GDSL esterase/lipase 3-like: MGSFFFFILLGIGAAGSGFPGIQLPGITSSENRFGFFIFGDSYVDAGNNNYINTTGDFLAKKNFIAAEYAKLPLIQPYLDPKNNLYLNGVNFASGGGGALAGSHQGQAIGLQTQMKFFKRVKNSLTKRLGNARTQSFFSNSVFLFNFGGNDYLNPFDISYDIFKTLDAQEQFADMVIGNITIALKEVYKCGGRKFGFMTVPPMGYMPSSRLKKSAQFFEETSSLARVHNKLLLMAIQRLATQLHGFKYAFADTHTLLLEKILNPTKYGFKIVDTACCGSDEFRGFFNCGRKKGALPYTLCENVQDYMFFDSYHPTEKTFEQLAKEMSSGDADVVKPYNFKQLFQYDPFLGSQ; encoded by the exons ATGggcagcttcttcttcttcatcttgcTCGGAATTGGAGCAGCGGGAAGCGGTTTCCCGGGAATACAACTGCCTGGTATTACGTCGTCGGAAAACCGCTTTGGGTTTTTCATATTCGGAGATTCCTACGTGGATGCCGGAAACAACAACTACATCAACACCACCGGTGACTTTCTGGCCA AGAAGAATTTTATTGCAGCTGAGTATGCAAAATTGCCTTTAATTCAACCATATTTGGACCCTAAGAACAATTTGTACTTGAATGGTGTGAACTTTGCATCCGGTGGAGGTGGCGCTTTAGCTGGGAGTCATCAAGGACAG GCCATAGGGCTTCAAACCCAAATGAAGTTCTTCAAAAGGGTGAAGAACTCACTAACAAAGAGGCTTGGGAATGCAAGAACTCAAAGCTTCTTCTCCAACTcggtttttttgtttaatttcggAGGAAACGATTACCTAAATCCGTTCGATATAAGCTACGACATATTCAAAACCCTAGACGCTCAAGAACAGTTCGCGGATATGGTGATCGGAAACATAACGATAGCACTTAAg GAAGTATACAAGTGTGGAGGAAGGAAATTTGGGTTTATGACGGTGCCTCCTATGGGTTATATGCCAAGTTCGAGATTGAAAAAAAGTGCCCAATTTTTCGAAGAGACGTCTTCGTTAGCAAGGGTGCACAACAAGTTGCTTCTCATGGCCATACAAAGACTCGCCACTCAACTCCATGGATTCAAATATGCTTTTGCTGATACCCACACTTTGCTCCTTGAGAAAATTCTAAACCCTACCAAATATG GTTTCAAGATAGTGGACACAGCATGTTGCGGGAGCGACGAGTTTAGAGGATTTTTTAATTGTGGAAGGAAGAAAGGAGCTTTACCATATACTCTTTGTGAGAATGTCCAAGACTATATGTTCTTTGATTCTTATCATCCAACTGAAAAGACTTTCGAGCAGCTCGCCAAGGAGATGTCGAGTGGAGATGCTGACGTTGTTAAGCCTTATAACTTCAAACAACTCTTTCAATATGATCCATTCTTGGGCTCTCAATGA
- the LOC111777406 gene encoding GDSL esterase/lipase 1-like gives MGSFFFFFVFILLGIAAAESGFPGIQLPGIPSSENRSGFFIFGDSYVDAGNNNYINTTGDFLANYPPYGETFFPTPTGRFSDGRIIPDFLAEYANLPLIQPYLDPTNNLYLNGVNFASGGGGALAGSHKGQAIGLQTQMKFFKRVKNSLTKRLGNARTQSFFSNSVFLFNFGGNDYLNPFDISYDIFKTLDAQEQFADMVIGNITIALKEVYKCGGRKFGFMTVPPLGYTPSSRLKKNAQFFDESSSLARVHNKLFLMAIQRLATQLDGFKYAFADTHTLLLQRILNPTKYGFKIVDTACCGSDEFRGFFNCGRKKGALPYTLCENVQDYMFFDSYHPTEKTFEQLAKEMWSGDADIVKPYNFKQLFQYDPFLGSQ, from the exons ATGGgtagcttcttcttcttcttcgtcttcatcTTGCTCGGAATCGCAGCAGCGGAAAGCGGTTTCCCGGGAATCCAACTGCCCGGCATTCCGTCGTCGGAAAACCGCTCTGGGTTTTTCATATTCGGAGATTCCTACGTGGATGCCGGAAACAACAACTACATCAATACCACCGGTGACTTTCTGGCCAATTACCCGCCCTACGGCGAAACCTTCTTCCCAACCCCAACCGGCCGGTTTTCCGACGGCCGTATTATTCCTGATTTCTTAG CTGAGTATGCAAACTTGCCTTTAATTCAGCCATATTTGGACCCTACGAACAATTTGTATTTGAATGGTGTGAACTTTGCATCCGGTGGAGGTGGCGCTTTAGCTGGGAGTCATAAAGGACAG GCCATAGGGCTTCAAACCCAAATGAAGTTCTTCAAAAGGGTGAAGAACTCACTAACAAAGAGGCTTGGGAATGCAAGAACTCAAAGCTTCTTCTCCAACTcggtttttttgtttaatttcggGGGAAACGATTACCTAAATCCGTTCGATATAAGCTACGACATATTCAAAACCCTAGACGCTCAAGAACAGTTCGCGGATATGGTGATCGGAAACATAACGATAGCACTTAAg GAAGTATACAAGTGTGGAGGAAGGAAATTTGGGTTTATGACGGTGCCTCCTTTGGGTTATACGCCGAGTtcgagattgaaaaaaaatgccCAATTTTTCGATGAGTCGTCTTCGTTAGCAAGGGTGCACAACAAGTTGTTTCTCATGGCCATACAAAGACTCGCCACTCAACTCGATGGGTTCAAATATGCTTTCGCTGATACCCACACTTTGCTCCTTCAAAGAATCCTAAACCCTACCAAATATG GTTTCAAGATAGTCGACACAGCATGTTGTGGGAGTGACGAGTTTCGAGGGTTTTTTAATTGTGGAAGGAAGAAAGGAGCTTTACCATATACTCTTTGTGAGAATGTTCAAGACTATATGTTCTTTGATTCTTATCATCCAACTGAAAAGACTTTCGAGCAGCTTGCCAAGGAGATGTGGAGTGGAGATGCTGACATTGTTAAGCCTTATAACTTCAAACAACTCTTTCAATATGATCCATTCTTGGGCTCTCAATGA
- the LOC111777405 gene encoding GDSL esterase/lipase 3-like, with amino-acid sequence MMFPNLGSCFFFILFAALCGFPTISKAVGIQLGGAPSSENRFGFFIFGDSYVDVGNNNYINTTSDFQANFPPYGESFFPVATGRFTDGRNIPDFLGEYANLPLLPPYLDPHNDLYDYGVNFASGGGGALALSHQEQALGLQTQMKFFKRVDKSLRKKLGNARTQSFFSNSVFLFNFGGNDYLNPFDISYDIFKTIDAQEQYVNMVIGNITMALKEVYKHGGRKFGLMGVPPLGYMPSSRLKKSAQFFEEASSIARLHNKLLPIALHKLSKQLKEFKYAFADTHTLLLQRILNPLQYGFKVVDTACCGSDEFRGVYNCGRKLGSLPFTHCKNLEDHMFFDSFHPTEKVFKQLAEQMWSGGLEVVKPYNFKQLFEYEPTLASE; translated from the exons ATGATGTTTCCAAATCTGGGCagctgcttcttcttcattttgtttgCAGCTCTATGTGGTTTTCCCACAATCTCGAAGGCGGTCGGAATCCAACTCGGCGGTGCTCCGTCGTCGGAAAACCGCTTCGGGTTTTTCATATTTGGGGATTCCTATGTGGATGTCGGAAACAACAACTACATCAATACCACTAGTGACTTTCAGGCCAACTTCCCGCCTTACGGTGAAAGCTTCTTCCCGGTCGCCACCGGCAGGTTTACCGACGGCCGTAATATCCCAGATTTCTTAG GTGAGTATGCAAATTTGCCTTTGCTCCCACCATATTTGGATCCCCACAATGATCTTTATGACTATGGAGTCAATTTTGCATCTGGTGGAGGTGGTGCTTTAGCTCTAAGTCATCAAGAACAG GCCTTAGGGCTTCAAACCCAGATGAAGTTCTTCAAAAGGGTGGACAAATCACTAAGAAAGAAGCTTGGGAATGCAAGAACTCAAAGCTTCTTCTCCaactctgtttttttgtttaatttcggAGGAAACGATTACCTAAATCCGTTCGACATAAGCTACGACATATTCAAAACCATCGACGCTCAAGAACAGTACGTGAATATGGTGATCGGAAACATAACGATGGCGCTCAAG GAAGTATACAAGCATGGAGGAAGGAAGTTTGGGCTTATGGGAGTGCCTCCTTTAGGTTATATGCCAAGTTCGAGGTTGAAAAAAAGTGCCCAATTTTTTGAGGAGGCTTCTTCAATTGCAAGGCTGCACAACAAGCTGCTTCCTATTGCCCTTCACAAGCTTTCGAAACAGCTCAAAGAATTCAAATACGCTTTTGCAGATACCCACACGTTGCTCCTTCAAAGAATTCTAAACCCTTTACAATACG GATTCAAGGTAGTGGATACAGCTTGCTGTGGGAGTGACGAATTTAGAGGCGTTTATAACTGTGGAAGAAAGCTGGGAAGTTTGCCCTTTACGCATTGCAAAAACCTTGAAGATCATATgttctttgattcttttcaTCCCACTGAGAAAGTTTTCAAGCAGCTTGCAGAACAGATGTGGAGTGGAGGCCTTGAAGTTGTTAAGCCTTACAACTTCAAGCAGCTCTTTGAGTATGAACCAACCTTGGCCTCTGAGTAA